The genomic region AGGGTGGCTGCCACAATGATAACCAGGGACATGAGAATGGCCGGATACCACCTTGAAAACGCACAGGCCACATCAGGCGTCAATCCCATAACAGGAGAAGACGGACCTGTAAATGCCATAGAGGTCATAAACGGGTCTTCTGGAGCGCCGGATGTTCTGGTTGTGATGTATGGTGACTCGAACATGGTGACCACTATCACATCTCCCATGCCTAGCCCCAGCTCGGAGCTGAACGTCAGTGCAGTGTGCGCCCCAGGAGCATCCGGCGTGGCAACCGAGTGCGGCTCAGGAGGCCAGAGGCGCTGCTTCTGCGAACACGATCTTGTATTGATAACAGACGGAGCAAACTCGAGTGTCTTCTGCGTTACGCAAGTGCAAGCGGCCAGTCTGAAGCTACAGCACAATCCAGGTGAGGGAGACCCATGTGGGCAGTATAACGATCCGGGAGGACATGGGACTTTCCCTGGGTACGGGTCCGGCTCCAGGGTCATGAGATTGACAAGGAAACGCTATGAAGTAGATCTAAGCGATGCCAGCCGTCCTGTGTTGCGCGTGACAGAGGGGGTGGGCCTCAACGGGGCCCAGCCTCTGGTTGATTATATAGAAGACCTTCAGGTGGACCATAACGATGATCCGAACGACGATGTTCTCCCGAACCAGCGTTCCTACACCGTCACATTGACCGCCAGGACCAGAAAGCCGCTTCCAGGAATAGGGGGAATCAGGAGAAGAAGCATCACAGAGACCGTGAGAATAAGGAATATCCCATGAACCCGGACATGACTTGCAATGAGGCTGGAAACTCGGGTGGAGACTCTGAAATGAACCCGGGCATCTCGAACAAACAGGAATGGCAATGGAGGGGGGAGAGGGGGGCTGCCCTGGTGGTAGCCCTCATGGTCATGGTGATATGTGCCTTGCTGGGGGCTGCTTCCATACTAACCAGCAATACCGACATTCAGATCTCCATGAATGAAAGAGTCTACCATGAAGCCCTCATGAATGCGGATGCGGGAGTGCAGTGGCTTCGCACCCAAGACCTGGAAGAGATGTCCGGCTTCGCCAACATGGATGCCACTAATGCAGCGCTTGCAGCGGTAGGAGAGGCCACTGGAATTCGCTTTCAGATACCCCAGCCTCCCCAGTTTGTTTGGAATGACCCCAGAGCCGGCAATGCGGCTGTTTACAGGGTTAGATCACAAGGCCAGGACAGAAACGGTAGAGGGCAGGTGGTTGTTGAGGCCGAGATCCGCGTGGCTTTTCAGGAAGGAGAGGTCAGATCCGAAGGCCCTCCGGGATACGCCGGTTCCAACTGAGGAATTGGACCAGATTCGGCGCAAGGAGGTTTTTTGATGACACACAAGGCCAAGCTCTTTCTAGCGTCCTTGATCTTGATTCTTGCAAACATGCAGGCCATGGCCGAGGAGCCCCCTTTTTTCAGGGCTGAGCCTCAATACCCCAACGTGTTCATAATCTTCGACAACTCTGACTCCATGCAGGATGTTCCTTATCTTACAACAACGGGGGTCTCTGTCCGGCCTTCGGGAAGGCAATGGCGAGAAAACGTGGTCCTGGATTCTGGGGGTAGGGTGCAACTTGATGCCAGCGGAAACCCCACGTGGCAAAATGTCACATGGCCAGATTCTTTACCCGACTTTGACGAAAACGCCAATCCCACCAGGCTGGCAGACGGCGGCAACCATCCATCCAGCAAGCTTTACCAGGCCAAGATGGCCTTGAACGTCATCCTCAACAACTTGACCGACGTAAACCTTGGATTCGCAACATATCTGAGCCAGCGGGACCCCAAGGTGGTAGCCCGCTATTACAGGATAGTGCCAGCATCAGGTGGCACCACAACCCCGATTCGCTGGGAGGTTTTGGAGAGGGCCACCAGTCCCAGCACGAGTACCCAGACGGTCTACAGTTCAAGTCCGGACTCCTTCATTTTTTGCAGCAATACTTATACGGGCATGACTGTGGGCCAGACCTTCAGTGTGCCTCGCACATGTGCCCAGAGTTCCCCGCCTGATCCCACGGCCTGTTCTCTAAGAAGTGAGATGATAACTTATACCATAACAGAGGCAGCGGTGCCCGAGTACAGGGACGGAAGCATATATAGGTACAGGTGGAGATTTACAGCGCCCTACTACCAGTACCGCATCGCCACCATAAACGACGCTTCTGACACCTATGACCCATCGGTTGCCG from bacterium harbors:
- a CDS encoding prepilin-type N-terminal cleavage/methylation domain-containing protein, whose amino-acid sequence is MDGFKCAGGFTLVEVMLAMVITALLVAGIYSLFGSQEKSQVLVDQMAEMNQDLRVAATMITRDMRMAGYHLENAQATSGVNPITGEDGPVNAIEVINGSSGAPDVLVVMYGDSNMVTTITSPMPSPSSELNVSAVCAPGASGVATECGSGGQRRCFCEHDLVLITDGANSSVFCVTQVQAASLKLQHNPGEGDPCGQYNDPGGHGTFPGYGSGSRVMRLTRKRYEVDLSDASRPVLRVTEGVGLNGAQPLVDYIEDLQVDHNDDPNDDVLPNQRSYTVTLTARTRKPLPGIGGIRRRSITETVRIRNIP
- a CDS encoding pilus assembly PilX N-terminal domain-containing protein, which gives rise to MNPGISNKQEWQWRGERGAALVVALMVMVICALLGAASILTSNTDIQISMNERVYHEALMNADAGVQWLRTQDLEEMSGFANMDATNAALAAVGEATGIRFQIPQPPQFVWNDPRAGNAAVYRVRSQGQDRNGRGQVVVEAEIRVAFQEGEVRSEGPPGYAGSN